From the genome of Flavobacterium luteolum, one region includes:
- a CDS encoding GNAT family N-acetyltransferase produces MKNPIETERLILRELELSDAEGMFELDSNPNVHLFVGNRPVKHIEESIEYIKFVQKQYKDLGTGRWAVVLKETNEFIGWSGIKFITDEINNHKNFYELGYRFIEKHWGKGYATEAGKAFIDHAFNEMKVEMLYAYADAGNENSRKILEKLGFHFVNSFEYQEELEVWYELKNPNSN; encoded by the coding sequence ATGAAAAATCCAATTGAGACGGAACGTCTAATTTTACGGGAACTTGAACTTTCTGATGCTGAAGGAATGTTCGAATTGGATTCTAATCCGAATGTGCATTTATTTGTTGGAAATAGACCCGTAAAACATATTGAAGAAAGTATCGAATATATCAAGTTTGTTCAAAAACAATACAAAGATCTTGGAACAGGTCGATGGGCAGTTGTTTTAAAAGAAACAAATGAATTTATTGGCTGGTCTGGAATTAAATTTATTACAGACGAAATCAATAATCACAAAAACTTTTACGAGCTAGGATATCGTTTTATCGAAAAGCATTGGGGAAAAGGTTATGCAACCGAAGCAGGAAAAGCTTTTATTGATCATGCTTTTAATGAAATGAAAGTAGAAATGCTTTATGCTTACGCAGATGCAGGAAACGAAAACTCAAGAAAAATTTTAGAGAAATTAGGTTTTCATTTTGTGAATTCTTTCGAATATCAAGAAGAATTAGAAGTTTGGTACGAACTTAAAAATCCAAACTCAAACTAA
- a CDS encoding DEAD/DEAH box helicase produces the protein MKLKKINEKLQDALIENGLTEANALQLETFSTIKSGADCVIISPKGSGKTTTIVLNVIQQLAGKTEESPRALIIVEDKAKVLEMVELFEKYGKYTNLEIYGVNEKGDMDYDKNYVSTGIDVLIGTPTKLNDMFSTAGYNVNRLKMFILDDADPILKLRHDPKITRISNSIAKVQRIIFSETLTERIEILADKIMVEPYLFDMDEDGEELDEDEDDIEEE, from the coding sequence ATGAAACTAAAAAAAATAAACGAGAAATTACAAGACGCCTTAATTGAAAATGGTTTAACAGAAGCTAATGCTTTGCAGCTGGAAACTTTTTCGACTATAAAAAGCGGTGCCGATTGTGTGATTATTTCTCCAAAAGGAAGTGGAAAAACAACAACAATTGTTTTAAATGTCATTCAGCAATTGGCTGGTAAAACGGAAGAATCTCCTCGCGCTTTAATCATTGTTGAAGACAAAGCGAAGGTTTTAGAAATGGTTGAGCTTTTTGAGAAATATGGAAAATACACCAATTTAGAAATTTATGGCGTAAACGAAAAAGGCGACATGGATTACGATAAAAATTACGTTTCTACTGGAATAGATGTTTTGATTGGAACACCGACCAAATTAAACGATATGTTTAGTACAGCAGGATATAACGTAAATCGTCTAAAAATGTTTATTCTAGATGATGCAGATCCAATTTTGAAATTACGTCATGATCCAAAAATTACACGTATTTCTAATAGTATTGCTAAAGTGCAGCGAATTATCTTTTCTGAAACTCTGACAGAGCGTATTGAAATTTTGGCAGATAAAATCATGGTTGAGCCTTATTTGTTTGATATGGACGAAGACGGAGAAGAGCTTGATGAAGACGAAGACGATATTGAAGAAGAATAG
- a CDS encoding alpha/beta hydrolase: MGIVLLCFFLIIYVLMISYFYFNQVDLVFYRSKLPKDYKFDYQQKFEEINISSFDESVLNGLLFKGENSKGLVFYLHGNAGTLETWGKIAKIYTSLGYDIFILDYRSFGKSEGEIENEEQLSKDISIVYKKVAERYPEDKIIIAGYSIGSGFATKLALENNPKALILQAPYYNFLELSSSRAPFFPDFMKKFSLETNLYLPKIKRPIYIFHGTKDQLIPIDNSARLKKLLKANAYFYPLKNQEHIGVNENQDFQKQLKRILE; the protein is encoded by the coding sequence TTGGGAATTGTACTGTTGTGCTTTTTTCTGATTATTTATGTTTTGATGATATCCTATTTTTATTTTAATCAGGTTGATTTAGTTTTCTATCGTTCAAAATTGCCCAAAGACTATAAATTTGATTATCAGCAAAAATTTGAAGAAATCAATATTTCTTCTTTTGATGAATCTGTGTTGAATGGATTATTGTTTAAAGGTGAAAACTCAAAAGGACTTGTTTTTTATCTTCATGGAAATGCGGGAACACTTGAAACCTGGGGTAAAATTGCAAAAATATATACCTCATTAGGCTATGATATTTTTATTTTAGATTACAGAAGTTTCGGGAAAAGTGAAGGCGAAATTGAGAATGAAGAGCAATTGAGTAAAGATATTTCTATCGTGTATAAGAAAGTGGCTGAGAGATATCCTGAAGATAAAATTATTATTGCAGGATATTCAATTGGTTCTGGTTTCGCCACAAAATTGGCGTTAGAGAATAATCCGAAAGCTTTGATTCTTCAAGCGCCGTATTATAATTTTTTAGAATTATCTAGCTCTAGAGCGCCATTTTTTCCTGACTTTATGAAGAAATTTAGTTTAGAAACAAATCTTTATCTTCCAAAAATAAAAAGACCAATTTATATTTTTCACGGAACTAAAGATCAGTTAATTCCAATTGATAATTCAGCTAGACTTAAGAAGTTATTAAAAGCAAATGCCTACTTTTATCCGCTAAAAAATCAAGAACACATTGGGGTAAATGAAAATCAAGATTTTCAAAAACAATTAAAAAGAATATTAGAATAA
- a CDS encoding sigma-54-dependent transcriptional regulator has product MSKILIVEDEAAIRRVLVKILSEENDTYQVDEAEDGVAGLEKIKNNDYDLVLCDIKMPKMDGVEVLEEVKKIKPEIPMVMISGHGDMETAIQTMRLGAFDYISKPPDLNRLLNTVRNALDKKQLVVENKILKKKVSKNYEMIGDSESINHIKVMIDKVAPTEARVLITGPNGTGKELVAHQLHEKSERAGFPLIEVNCAAIPSELIESELFGHVKGAFTSAVKDRAGKFEAADKGTIFLDEIGDMSLSAQAKVLRALQENMITRVGADKDIKVDVRVVAATNKDLKTEIAEGRFREDLYHRLAVILIKVPPLNERRDDIPALISHFAEKIASEQGNAVKTFSAQAINLLQEYDWTGNIRELRNVVERLIILGGNEISETDVKMFASK; this is encoded by the coding sequence ATGAGTAAAATACTAATTGTCGAAGACGAAGCAGCGATCAGAAGAGTTTTGGTAAAGATATTATCAGAAGAAAATGATACCTATCAGGTTGATGAAGCCGAAGATGGAGTTGCTGGACTTGAAAAAATAAAAAACAACGATTACGATTTGGTTTTGTGTGATATCAAAATGCCAAAAATGGATGGTGTTGAGGTTTTAGAAGAAGTAAAAAAGATAAAACCAGAAATCCCGATGGTGATGATTTCGGGGCATGGCGACATGGAAACTGCAATTCAGACTATGCGTTTGGGGGCTTTTGATTACATTTCGAAACCGCCAGATTTGAATCGTTTGCTAAATACAGTTCGTAATGCTTTAGATAAAAAACAATTAGTAGTTGAAAATAAAATCCTAAAGAAAAAAGTCAGTAAAAATTACGAAATGATTGGTGACAGCGAATCAATCAATCATATCAAAGTAATGATTGATAAAGTGGCTCCAACGGAAGCCAGAGTTTTGATTACTGGACCAAACGGAACGGGAAAAGAATTAGTAGCGCATCAATTACACGAAAAAAGTGAGCGTGCTGGTTTTCCTTTAATCGAAGTAAACTGCGCGGCGATTCCAAGTGAGTTGATCGAAAGCGAATTATTCGGACACGTAAAAGGAGCTTTTACATCGGCAGTGAAAGATCGTGCCGGGAAATTCGAAGCAGCTGACAAAGGAACTATTTTTCTGGATGAAATTGGAGATATGAGCCTTTCGGCGCAAGCCAAAGTTTTGCGCGCGCTTCAAGAGAATATGATTACCAGAGTTGGTGCCGATAAAGATATAAAAGTCGATGTTCGTGTCGTTGCTGCAACCAATAAAGATTTAAAAACAGAAATTGCCGAAGGTCGTTTCCGTGAAGATTTATACCATCGTCTAGCTGTAATTTTGATAAAAGTGCCGCCATTGAATGAAAGACGTGACGATATTCCTGCTTTGATTTCGCATTTTGCAGAAAAAATTGCTTCAGAACAAGGAAACGCGGTAAAAACATTTTCGGCGCAAGCTATAAACTTATTACAGGAATATGATTGGACAGGAAATATTCGTGAACTTCGAAATGTGGTCGAGAGATTAATCATTTTGGGAGGAAACGAAATCTCTGAAACAGATGTGAAAATGTTCGCAAGCAAGTAA
- a CDS encoding ABC transporter permease: MSIISLIIKREFIAKVRNKSFVVMTFLSPLLFVAIAVFIGYLSSMKAETKRIAIHDETGIFVSDFLRENKKGAEFKYINLSEIEVNALKDSITKENFNGLIVIPKTKNRKDLESKIEFISNNSPSISFIENTQDIIASKITKLNLEEEKLDTVAIQKAQSNVNIHLVKASGEESLKGLNEIKIGIGGAFGYLIMMFIIIYGNMVMRSVIEEKTNRIIEIIISSVKPFQLMIGKIVGTSLAGILQFIIWAIIGLGLMFAASAFFGVNVGPTARISPEMMQTAQHQFSGSAQMYIAELWNLPIASIIIGFVIYFIGGYFLYSSFYAAIGAAVDNQTDSQQFLLPILMPLILSVYIGFFTVVNDPHGTVAVVFSMIPLTSPIVMLMRIPFGVPWWQIAISVSLLFATFFLVVWFAAKIYRIGILMYGKKPTWKELYKWLKY; the protein is encoded by the coding sequence ATGAGTATTATTTCATTAATTATAAAAAGAGAATTTATTGCTAAAGTCCGCAATAAATCTTTTGTTGTCATGACATTTTTGAGTCCGCTTTTATTTGTGGCTATTGCTGTTTTTATTGGCTATTTAAGTTCTATGAAAGCAGAAACAAAAAGAATTGCTATTCATGATGAAACTGGAATTTTTGTTTCAGATTTTTTAAGAGAAAATAAAAAAGGAGCCGAATTTAAATATATAAATCTGTCTGAAATTGAAGTGAATGCTTTAAAAGACAGTATTACAAAGGAGAATTTCAATGGATTAATTGTTATTCCGAAAACAAAAAACAGAAAAGATTTAGAAAGTAAAATCGAATTTATTTCTAATAATAGTCCGAGTATTTCTTTTATTGAAAATACTCAAGATATCATTGCTAGTAAAATCACGAAACTAAATCTGGAAGAAGAAAAACTGGATACTGTGGCGATTCAGAAAGCACAATCAAATGTCAATATTCATTTAGTTAAAGCTTCTGGAGAGGAAAGTTTAAAAGGTTTAAACGAAATTAAAATCGGAATTGGAGGTGCCTTTGGCTATTTAATTATGATGTTCATTATCATCTATGGAAACATGGTAATGCGAAGCGTAATCGAAGAAAAAACAAATCGAATTATCGAGATTATTATCTCATCTGTAAAGCCATTTCAGCTTATGATTGGAAAAATTGTCGGAACTTCACTAGCTGGAATCCTGCAATTTATAATTTGGGCTATAATTGGTTTAGGTTTGATGTTTGCGGCTTCGGCATTTTTTGGAGTAAATGTTGGACCGACAGCAAGAATTTCGCCAGAAATGATGCAAACGGCTCAACATCAATTTTCAGGTTCTGCGCAAATGTATATTGCAGAATTATGGAATCTGCCAATTGCAAGCATTATAATTGGTTTTGTAATTTATTTTATTGGAGGATATTTTCTGTACAGTTCATTTTATGCGGCAATTGGTGCTGCAGTAGACAATCAGACCGATTCTCAGCAGTTTTTATTGCCAATTTTAATGCCTCTGATTTTGAGTGTTTATATCGGATTTTTTACTGTAGTAAATGATCCTCACGGAACTGTTGCCGTTGTATTTTCGATGATTCCACTTACATCGCCAATAGTTATGTTAATGCGTATTCCGTTTGGTGTGCCGTGGTGGCAAATTGCAATTTCGGTATCATTATTGTTTGCTACATTCTTCCTTGTTGTCTGGTTCGCAGCCAAAATTTACCGAATAGGTATTTTAATGTACGGCAAAAAACCAACTTGGAAGGAATTGTATAAGTGGCTAAAATATTAA
- a CDS encoding putative signal transducing protein, whose product MGLMKVFSGSEVLAIALQERLEEAGVETVKKDNIQSARLGGFGQTDLAVEVFIQETDFAKANPVIEEFRMSL is encoded by the coding sequence ATGGGATTAATGAAAGTATTTTCTGGAAGTGAAGTATTAGCAATTGCTTTGCAGGAAAGATTAGAAGAAGCTGGAGTAGAAACAGTAAAAAAAGATAATATTCAATCGGCTCGTTTAGGAGGTTTTGGCCAGACAGATTTGGCTGTTGAGGTTTTTATTCAGGAAACCGATTTTGCAAAAGCAAATCCAGTTATAGAAGAATTTAGAATGAGCCTTTAA
- the mtaB gene encoding tRNA (N(6)-L-threonylcarbamoyladenosine(37)-C(2))-methylthiotransferase MtaB produces MENRKKVAFYTLGCKLNFSETSTIARNFNDEGFDRVDFEEIADIYVINTCSVTENADKQFKQVVKKAMKLNEKAFVAAVGCYAQLKPEELAAVDGVDLVLGATEKFKITDYIHDLSKNDMGEVHSCEIAEADFYVGSYSIGDRTRAFLKVQDGCDYKCTYCTIPLARGISRSDALENVLKNAKEISAQNIREIVLTGVNIGDYGKGEFGNKKHEHTFLDLVQALDKVEGIERLRISSIEPNLLKNETIEFVSKSRTFVPHFHIPLQSGSNDILKLMKRRYLREVYIDRVNKIREVMPHACIGVDVIVGFPGETDEHFLETYHFLNDLDISYLHVFTYSERDNTEAIDMEGVVPSNVRAKRSKMLRGLSVKKRRAFYESQLGTNRTVLFESENKEGYIHGFTENYVKVKTPWNPELVNTLQEINLTKIDEDGSVRLEFLNKLAEA; encoded by the coding sequence ATGGAAAATAGAAAAAAAGTTGCCTTTTATACGCTGGGTTGTAAACTGAATTTTTCAGAGACTTCTACAATTGCCAGAAATTTTAATGACGAAGGTTTTGACCGCGTTGATTTTGAAGAAATAGCAGATATTTATGTCATTAATACTTGCTCTGTAACAGAAAATGCAGATAAGCAGTTTAAGCAGGTAGTTAAGAAAGCAATGAAGCTGAACGAAAAAGCTTTTGTCGCCGCTGTTGGCTGTTATGCGCAATTAAAGCCAGAAGAATTAGCAGCTGTTGATGGTGTTGATTTGGTTTTGGGTGCAACAGAAAAATTCAAAATCACAGACTATATCCATGATTTAAGTAAAAACGATATGGGTGAAGTTCACTCATGTGAAATTGCCGAAGCCGATTTCTACGTAGGAAGTTATTCTATTGGAGATCGTACAAGAGCATTTTTAAAAGTTCAAGACGGTTGCGATTATAAATGCACGTATTGTACGATTCCGTTAGCTCGTGGAATTTCTAGAAGTGATGCTTTAGAAAATGTATTGAAAAATGCCAAAGAAATTTCGGCTCAAAATATCCGCGAAATTGTTTTAACAGGTGTAAATATTGGAGATTACGGAAAAGGGGAGTTCGGAAACAAAAAACATGAACATACTTTTCTAGATTTAGTTCAAGCTTTAGACAAAGTAGAGGGAATTGAGCGTTTGAGAATTTCGTCAATTGAACCAAACTTGTTGAAAAATGAAACAATCGAATTTGTTTCTAAAAGCCGAACTTTTGTACCGCATTTTCATATTCCATTGCAATCAGGAAGCAATGATATTTTAAAGTTAATGAAACGTCGCTATTTGCGCGAAGTTTATATTGATCGTGTAAACAAAATTCGCGAGGTAATGCCTCACGCTTGTATAGGTGTTGATGTTATTGTTGGTTTTCCTGGAGAAACAGATGAGCATTTCTTAGAAACTTATCATTTCTTAAATGATTTAGATATTTCGTATTTACACGTATTTACGTATTCAGAAAGAGATAATACAGAAGCGATAGATATGGAAGGAGTTGTTCCTTCAAATGTTAGAGCAAAACGCAGTAAAATGCTTCGTGGCTTATCGGTTAAAAAACGTCGTGCATTTTACGAAAGCCAGTTAGGAACAAACAGAACGGTTCTTTTTGAAAGCGAAAATAAAGAAGGATACATTCACGGATTTACAGAAAACTACGTGAAAGTAAAAACACCTTGGAATCCAGAATTGGTAAATACTTTGCAAGAAATCAATTTAACTAAAATAGACGAAGACGGAAGTGTACGTTTGGAGTTTTTGAATAAATTGGCGGAAGCTTAA
- a CDS encoding Cof-type HAD-IIB family hydrolase: MQYKMLVLDMDDTLLTDDHRISDLNKKVILEAQAKGVYVVLASGRPTSAMTAYAKELEMDLNDSYMISFNGAIISRVKDDLVLFEQKLTVEQIHALYDYSVKKNAHIITYLDDEIISETDSEFIEVEKEITGMAHHKVSSFKDYVDRPAVKCILLQDPAYLKTLEKDLKEVMPHLSVSMSKPFFLEAAQQGIDKAASLKLLAEKLGIHQSEIIAVGNAGNDLTMIEYAGLGVWVDNVTPELRDKADLIVASNNDDGVAEVVTRYILN, translated from the coding sequence ATGCAATACAAAATGTTAGTGCTCGACATGGATGATACCTTGTTGACAGACGATCACAGAATTTCAGATTTAAATAAAAAAGTAATTTTAGAAGCTCAGGCAAAAGGCGTTTATGTTGTTTTGGCTTCTGGAAGACCGACTTCTGCAATGACGGCTTATGCGAAAGAGCTTGAGATGGATTTAAACGATTCTTATATGATTTCGTTTAATGGAGCAATAATTAGCCGTGTTAAAGACGATTTGGTTTTGTTTGAACAGAAATTAACTGTAGAACAAATTCACGCGCTGTACGATTATAGTGTAAAGAAAAATGCGCATATTATCACGTATTTGGATGATGAGATTATCAGCGAAACAGATTCAGAATTTATTGAGGTCGAAAAAGAAATTACAGGAATGGCGCATCATAAAGTTTCAAGCTTTAAAGATTATGTAGACAGACCGGCAGTTAAATGTATTTTGTTGCAAGATCCAGCGTATTTAAAAACCTTAGAAAAAGATTTAAAGGAGGTAATGCCACATTTAAGTGTTTCGATGTCTAAACCATTTTTCTTAGAAGCGGCTCAGCAAGGCATTGATAAAGCGGCGAGCTTGAAACTTTTAGCTGAAAAGCTAGGAATTCATCAAAGTGAAATTATCGCAGTTGGAAACGCAGGAAATGACTTGACCATGATAGAATATGCTGGTTTAGGAGTTTGGGTTGATAATGTGACACCAGAATTGCGTGATAAAGCCGATTTAATCGTAGCTTCAAATAATGATGATGGTGTTGCTGAGGTAGTAACACGTTATATTTTAAACTAA